In Nocardioides cavernae, a single genomic region encodes these proteins:
- a CDS encoding nucleotidyltransferase domain-containing protein, which yields MGEPSLELTPQTAALAGAADALDSAGLEHWFFGGWAVDLWVGRVTRAHEDIDVLVQRADEAGVDAALTAAGWVHTPRDDDLVGTEYAGDGYALQLTFVETDDQGRVVVPVPGQPIVLSTGPLDHVRRPLGHLRVRVLTLEKMLEGKGVPRPDDAGGEKDRADLAALRAVAATM from the coding sequence ATGGGTGAGCCGTCGCTGGAGCTGACGCCGCAAACGGCTGCGCTCGCCGGCGCCGCCGACGCCCTGGACTCGGCCGGCCTCGAGCACTGGTTCTTCGGCGGGTGGGCCGTGGACCTGTGGGTCGGTCGCGTCACCCGCGCGCACGAGGACATCGACGTCCTCGTCCAGCGCGCTGACGAGGCCGGGGTCGACGCAGCGCTCACCGCGGCCGGCTGGGTCCACACGCCCCGTGACGACGACCTGGTCGGCACCGAGTACGCCGGGGACGGGTACGCCCTGCAGCTGACGTTCGTCGAGACCGACGACCAGGGCCGGGTCGTCGTACCCGTGCCGGGACAGCCGATCGTGCTGTCCACCGGACCGCTGGACCACGTCCGCCGCCCGCTCGGCCACCTCCGGGTCCGCGTGCTGACGCTGGAGAAGATGCTCGAGGGCAAGGGCGTCCCGCGGCCCGACGACGCGGGCGGCGAGAAGGACCGGGCGGACCTCGCCGCGCTCCGGGCCGTCGCCGCGACGATGTGA
- the ddaH gene encoding dimethylargininase, protein MNRRALVRRPSPRLAEGLLTHLDRVPVDVDLAQRQWEAYVAALQAEGWETIEVPPAPDCPDSVFVEDTVVMYGDLAVLTRPGADERKAEVEGTEQTLRDLGFRIARIESPGTLDGGDVLKHDGTVWVGLGGRTNQAGIDQLAAHLAPLGASVVAVPLTKALHLKSAVTALPDGTVVGWDEVVDDPSVWDSFLAVPEEPGSHVVLLDEATVLMSSAAPRTRALYEERGLRVVAVDVTEYEKLEGCVTCLSVRLRG, encoded by the coding sequence GTGAACCGTCGCGCCCTCGTCCGCCGCCCCAGCCCCCGCCTCGCCGAAGGCCTGCTGACCCACCTCGACCGCGTCCCGGTCGACGTCGACCTCGCGCAGCGCCAGTGGGAGGCGTACGTCGCCGCGCTGCAGGCCGAGGGCTGGGAGACGATCGAGGTCCCGCCGGCACCGGACTGCCCCGACTCGGTCTTCGTCGAGGACACCGTGGTGATGTACGGCGACCTCGCCGTCCTCACGCGCCCCGGCGCGGACGAGCGCAAGGCCGAGGTCGAGGGCACCGAGCAGACGCTGCGCGACCTGGGCTTCCGGATCGCCCGCATCGAGTCGCCCGGCACCCTGGACGGCGGGGACGTCCTCAAGCACGACGGCACGGTCTGGGTCGGTCTCGGCGGACGCACCAACCAGGCCGGCATCGACCAGCTCGCCGCGCACCTCGCACCGCTCGGCGCCTCCGTGGTGGCCGTCCCCCTGACCAAGGCGCTGCACCTCAAGTCGGCGGTCACCGCGCTGCCCGACGGCACCGTCGTCGGGTGGGACGAGGTCGTCGACGACCCGTCCGTGTGGGACTCGTTCCTCGCCGTCCCGGAGGAGCCGGGCTCGCACGTCGTGCTGCTCGACGAGGCGACCGTGCTGATGTCCTCGGCTGCCCCCCGGACGCGTGCCCTGTACGAGGAGCGCGGACTGCGCGTGGTGGCCGTCGACGTCACCGAGTACGAGAAGCTCGAGGGCTGCGTCACCTGCCTGTCCGTGCGTCTGCGCGGCTGA